DNA from Rubripirellula lacrimiformis:
CATGCTCGGCGACGTGGTCGCACCCAGGCATACTCGTTCGCTGAAATACTTTAAGGACAACCCGCCCAAGATCGGCTGGGAATTGATGTTGGTGTGCGGTGTCGTTCTTGGTGCCTTCGCAGCCGCATGGACCGGTGGGGAATGGACCGGACAGTTGTTGCCGGCGATGTGGCAGGATCGGTTTGGACCCGATAGCGGATTGCTTCGCGTGATTGTCGCCTTTGCAGGGGGCTGTCTGATGGCATTCGGGGCCCGGATGGCAGGTGGCTGCACCAGCGGACATGGTATCAGTGGAACGCTGCAGTTGGCTGTCGGTTCTTGGGTGTCCGCGATCTGTTTTTTCATTGGCGGCATCGTCGTCGCAATGTTGATGTACGCCGTTTAACCGTATTGCTATCAGGTCCGCAGAGGATTCATCATGACTACGACTCTCGATCAACCGCAACCGGAGAATGTTCGCGTGCATCCGCCGGCGAAGACGGATGCTGTGTCCATGAAGACTTTGACCTTGGGGTTGGTCTTTGGCATGGTCTTCGGCTTCTTACTGCAGAAAGGTGGTGTCGCCAAATTTCATGTCTTGATCGGCCAGTTGATGCTGCAGGACTTCACGGTCGTCAAAGTGATGTTGTCGGCGGTGATTGTCGGCACCTTGGGCATTCATTGGATGCATTACCGAAGACTCGTCGAACTACATATCAAGCCCACGCGAATTGCGTCCAATGTCATCGGCGGCTTGTTGTTCGGAGCTGGTTTCGCTCTGTCGGCTTATTGTCCCGGCACAGGTGCCGCAGCGTTGGGGCAGGGGAACTTCGACGCACTTGCGATGGTGGCCGGTATGATCGTCGGTTCTTATTTCTTTGCAGAGATGTCGGGATGGATCCATCGGAATATAGATCCCATTGGCGATCTAGGAAAACGCACTCTTCATGATTTGCTGCCGGTCAATCGTGCAGTGTTGGTGCTTAGCAGTGCGGCAATCTTGGTGGTGGTCTTGCTGGTCATCGAATTCAATACCGTCCGTTGATCATCTTCTTCCTCGCGACTTCGCCGGCCCTTTGGTGGTGCGGCGACATTCACTGCATGAAACGTAAACCTTCTGCCACAGGCAAGATCCCACATGCGCGCCTATGAATGCCAGTG
Protein-coding regions in this window:
- a CDS encoding DUF6691 family protein; amino-acid sequence: MTTTLDQPQPENVRVHPPAKTDAVSMKTLTLGLVFGMVFGFLLQKGGVAKFHVLIGQLMLQDFTVVKVMLSAVIVGTLGIHWMHYRRLVELHIKPTRIASNVIGGLLFGAGFALSAYCPGTGAAALGQGNFDALAMVAGMIVGSYFFAEMSGWIHRNIDPIGDLGKRTLHDLLPVNRAVLVLSSAAILVVVLLVIEFNTVR
- a CDS encoding YeeE/YedE thiosulfate transporter family protein, whose amino-acid sequence is MIMESRDAALLAAVDPLQYAGPAWSPYVVGALIGVLSMFTFYFSNKPLGASTAYARIAGMLGDVVAPRHTRSLKYFKDNPPKIGWELMLVCGVVLGAFAAAWTGGEWTGQLLPAMWQDRFGPDSGLLRVIVAFAGGCLMAFGARMAGGCTSGHGISGTLQLAVGSWVSAICFFIGGIVVAMLMYAV